A part of Oncorhynchus clarkii lewisi isolate Uvic-CL-2024 unplaced genomic scaffold, UVic_Ocla_1.0 unplaced_contig_10520_pilon_pilon, whole genome shotgun sequence genomic DNA contains:
- the LOC139394710 gene encoding palmitoyltransferase ZDHHC11, with the protein MSCFGRGLRRTAPARGSSRNELVTPSTASLSRVNGWACPPHSFQLVGWTIYSYMAVVGFGIYIPLLPSPWSHMAYSLTGIAFIVHLVSHLAAVSIDPAEAGVRAKKSYSNPLPVFDKKKQPHVIHNLHCYLCKINVDPKVKHCGVCNKCIEDFDHHCKWLNNCVGGQNYWYFFVTVLSATLGVLVLLMVVLFIFIQHYMDPASLRTAPQFTSVMSNGTWLVFLPLAPMETGSGSLLVVAFLTVMLATGSLLLLVHLLGFHIYLLFNKMSTYDYIITRRRKQASQQDIEMGFPQSSDSNGNAGQNHPQMEPSIDCDALLSDSVSCKNQETGTIASRPSGSFCTELDNFTKSSEKENGFYYGTELPTQIIPGEVVMDDPLGWRLGGGGEGPRAGPCEGGPLH; encoded by the exons ATGAGCTGTTTTGGGCGGGGGCTGAGGCGGACGGCCCCTGCACGCGGCAGCAGCAGGAATGAGCTGGTGACCCCCTCGACAGCATCTCTCTCCAGGGTTAACGGCTGGGCCTGTCCCCCTCACTCCTTCCAGCTGGTGGGATGGACAATATACAGCTACATGGCTGTAGTTGGCTTCGGGATCTATATCCCACTACTACCTTCACCCTGGAGCCACATGGCCTACTCT CTGACTGGTATAGCCTTCATTGTGCACCTGGTCAGCCATCTAGCTGCCGTGTCTATAGACCCAGCAGAGGCAGGCGTCCGTGCCAAGAAGAGCTACTCCAACCCACTGCCTGTCTTCGACAAGAAGAAACAACCACATGTTATCCACAACCTACACTGCTACCTGTGTAAAATCAATGT GGACCCGAAAGTGAAACACTGTGGTGTGTGCAACAAGTGTATTGAAGACTTTGACCACCACTGTAAATGGCTGAACAACTGTGTGGGGGGGCAGAACTACTG GTACTTCTTTGTGACGGTGTTGTCTGCTACACTGGGCGTCCTTGTGCTTCTCATGGTCGTCCTGTTCATCTTCATCCAGCATTATATGGACCCTGCCAGTCTCCGCaccgcaccacagtttacca gTGTGATGAGTAACGGGACGTGGCTGGTCTTCCTGCCCCTGGCACCCatggagacagggtcagggagtcTCCTGGTTGTCGCCTTCCTCACGGTCATGTTGGCTACTGGCTCTCTACTGCTGCTGGTTCACCTCCTGGGCTTCCACATCTATCTCT TGTTCAACAAAATGAGCACGTATGACTACATTATAACAAGACGTCGTAAACAGGCCAGCCAGCAGGACATAGAGATGGGTTTTCCCCAGTCATCTGACAGCAACGGCAACGCAGGACAG AATCATCCGCAAATGGAGCCCTCCATCGATTGTGATGCGTTGTTGTCAGACAGTGTCAG CTGCAAGAATCAGGAAACGGGAACTATTGCAAGTCGACCTTCTGGATCTTTCTGTACTGAG TTGGACAACTTTACTAAATCATCAGAAAAGGAAAATGGCTTTTACTATGGCACAGAGCTACCCACCCAGATTATACCAG GTGAAGTGGTGATGGATGACCCCTTGGGCTGGAGGttgggtggaggtggagagggccCCAGAGCAGGCCCGTGTGAGGGGGGTCCCTTGCACTGA